The genome window GGGCCGCGATCCTCGCACAGTTCCCGAACGCGAGCTCACGGGTCATACCCACGGGCTCGCACTGGGTTCACGCGGAAAAACCGGAGCTGGTGGCCGGCGTGATCGCCCGTTTTGCCCAGAGCGGCACACCGGGCTGAGGTCGGCGCCGAGCGGCTCAGCCGCCGTCGGGGCAGCGCGCCCGAAAAACGAAGCGGTTGACGCAGAAGAAGTAGCTGTCCCGTGCGCCCCGAGCGTCCATTTCCGCTATCAGGCCGTCGGCCTCGTCGGACGACAACGCGCCCCGTTTCACCGCCATGCGTGTGAGATCGCGCACCATCGTCATAGAAAAGCCGTCGTCGTCCCAGCGCGTGTTCACCAACGGCACGGCTTCGACCGCCTCGAACACCAACCCGGCAGCCTGCAAGGCGGGCTGGAGCACCGGGGGCAACTGCGGACTCGGCACGGCCGCATCCCAGGCCGCGAACACCCGGCGCACGCGCTCGACGTCGTCGGTTGCCATGACCACTCCGCGCCAGTCGGTCTCCACAATCGACACCACGCCGCCCGGGCACAACACCCGCTTCACTTCGCTGAGGGCTGTCACGGGCTGTGCGACATACAGCAGCACCTGCGCGAGTGCCACGGCGTCAAAACGGTCATCGTCGAACGGCAGCGCACACACGCTCGCCTCGTGGATATCCAGGTTCGCCCGACCGGCGCAGCGACTGGCAGTCGCCTCGACCATCGCGGCGCTCTGATCG of Pseudomonadota bacterium contains these proteins:
- a CDS encoding methyltransferase domain-containing protein, which translates into the protein MSVRFDKNAVAALEKSYLTPEIVHQRERMLAHLALKPGDRVLDAGCGVGLLTETLCDRVGPSGRVTACDQSAAMVEATASRCAGRANLDIHEASVCALPFDDDRFDAVALAQVLLYVAQPVTALSEVKRVLCPGGVVSIVETDWRGVVMATDDVERVRRVFAAWDAAVPSPQLPPVLQPALQAAGLVFEAVEAVPLVNTRWDDDGFSMTMVRDLTRMAVKRGALSSDEADGLIAEMDARGARDSYFFCVNRFVFRARCPDGG